The Zobellia alginiliquefaciens genome contains a region encoding:
- a CDS encoding ribonuclease activity regulator RraA gives MTTEEKTTTEKLRMVSTATIATCLFKKGLRNQFIQGVQPLKKGKPTMVGKAYTLRYIPAREDLNPIEVFRDPKHLQRVAVEECPAGYVMVIDSRKDARAASAGSILATRLMVRGVEGIVTDGGFRDSAEIADLSFASYHNRPTAPTNLTLHQAIAINEPIGCGDVAVFPDDYIVGDDDGIMVIPANIADQVADECLKMTRFEDYVMQEVQNGTSIVGLYPLTSEEQKVRYEKWSDTQN, from the coding sequence ATGACAACAGAAGAAAAAACCACTACGGAAAAATTAAGAATGGTAAGCACGGCAACTATTGCCACTTGTCTATTTAAAAAAGGCCTCCGGAATCAATTTATTCAAGGCGTCCAACCTCTTAAGAAAGGTAAACCCACTATGGTAGGTAAGGCATATACGTTACGTTATATTCCAGCTAGGGAAGATTTAAATCCCATTGAGGTGTTTAGGGATCCCAAGCATTTGCAGCGTGTGGCGGTAGAAGAATGTCCTGCGGGCTATGTTATGGTCATAGATAGTAGAAAAGATGCTCGTGCTGCCTCTGCGGGTTCTATTTTGGCAACTCGTTTAATGGTGCGTGGGGTAGAAGGTATAGTTACGGACGGTGGATTTCGTGATTCTGCCGAAATTGCAGACCTCAGTTTTGCGTCCTATCACAATAGGCCTACGGCACCTACCAATTTAACTTTGCACCAAGCCATTGCTATTAATGAACCTATTGGTTGCGGAGATGTGGCCGTATTTCCAGACGATTATATTGTAGGGGATGATGATGGAATTATGGTCATACCGGCAAACATAGCGGATCAAGTTGCGGATGAATGCCTAAAAATGACACGTTTTGAAGATTATGTGATGCAAGAGGTTCAAAACGGAACATCTATAGTGGGCTTGTATCCATTAACGAGCGAAGAGCAAAAAGTACGCTATGAAAAGTGGAGTGACACTCAAAACTAG
- a CDS encoding sugar phosphate isomerase/epimerase family protein: protein MAKNKTYLNRRNFIKKSSSVALAVPLMPLANPFNLKYKPLNKGLQVHLFSKHLQFLDYDEMAKVASEIGFDGLDLTVRPKGHVLPENVARDLPKAVVAMKKHGLKSTMITTNVLDGKNVTDRQLLETASGLGVSHYRTGWLSYPEDRNIEASQKIYRKLFSDLESVNENLDLVGCYQNHAGNHVGAPIWDMPPILPSSESKYMGCQYDIRHAVAEGGLSWELDLRLIAPYIRSIIIKDFKWGMKEGKWQPINTPLGEGMVNFTRYFSLLKKYKINVPVSLHLEYDLGGAEHGASEITINREEVYAKMKKDLVFLRDTWSKAE, encoded by the coding sequence ATGGCTAAAAACAAAACTTATTTGAATCGAAGAAATTTTATTAAGAAATCCAGTTCCGTAGCCTTGGCTGTTCCTTTGATGCCCCTGGCAAATCCTTTTAATTTAAAGTACAAACCTTTAAATAAAGGGCTTCAGGTTCATTTATTCTCTAAGCATTTACAATTTTTAGATTATGATGAAATGGCCAAAGTGGCTTCTGAAATTGGTTTTGACGGCTTGGATTTAACCGTAAGACCAAAAGGGCACGTGCTACCGGAAAATGTGGCTCGTGACTTACCTAAAGCCGTAGTTGCGATGAAAAAGCATGGACTAAAGTCTACTATGATAACCACAAATGTACTTGATGGGAAGAACGTAACCGACAGGCAACTACTTGAAACGGCCAGTGGTTTAGGAGTCTCACACTATAGAACTGGGTGGTTGAGTTACCCGGAGGACCGTAACATAGAAGCGAGTCAGAAAATCTATAGGAAACTTTTTAGTGACCTCGAATCAGTAAATGAAAACCTGGATTTAGTTGGTTGCTATCAAAATCATGCAGGCAACCATGTTGGTGCTCCTATTTGGGATATGCCACCCATATTACCATCTTCGGAAAGCAAATATATGGGTTGCCAATATGATATACGCCATGCCGTAGCCGAAGGTGGTTTGAGTTGGGAATTGGATTTACGGCTTATTGCCCCTTATATAAGGTCCATTATAATAAAAGATTTTAAATGGGGAATGAAAGAAGGCAAGTGGCAACCTATCAATACGCCTTTAGGTGAGGGGATGGTAAATTTTACCCGCTACTTTTCATTACTTAAGAAGTATAAAATAAACGTACCGGTATCGCTACATTTAGAATATGATCTTGGAGGTGCCGAGCATGGTGCTTCAGAGATTACCATAAATAGGGAAGAAGTTTACGCTAAAATGAAAAAGGACTTGGTCTTTTTAAGGGATACCTGGAGCAAAGCGGAATAA
- a CDS encoding shikimate kinase: protein MYKKENFVIVLVGVCGTGKSIVGDKVARKLDIPFFDADALFNEQLASDKKNRTDDSSTWLSAITNLIQEEFTKKGCVVSCSILKKEQRLQLAENLDLNIDWVFMRGTYEKVNERLEKEHEPHQTLSSLQSDFESLEIPKRALTVDITNTDQEIVDTILKYLARKYG from the coding sequence ATGTATAAAAAAGAGAATTTTGTAATAGTTTTAGTGGGTGTTTGCGGTACAGGCAAGAGTATTGTGGGCGATAAAGTTGCTAGGAAACTAGATATTCCATTTTTTGATGCCGATGCTCTCTTCAACGAGCAACTTGCCTCGGATAAAAAAAATAGGACTGACGATTCCAGTACATGGTTATCAGCTATTACAAATTTAATTCAAGAGGAGTTTACCAAAAAAGGTTGTGTGGTATCCTGTTCAATTTTAAAGAAAGAACAGCGTTTACAACTTGCTGAAAATCTTGATTTAAATATTGACTGGGTATTTATGCGCGGTACCTATGAAAAAGTAAACGAACGTTTGGAAAAAGAACATGAACCGCACCAAACCTTATCTTCGCTGCAGTCTGACTTTGAGTCGCTAGAAATTCCTAAAAGGGCCCTTACCGTAGATATTACAAATACCGACCAAGAAATAGTAGATACCATTTTAAAGTATTTAGCACGAAAGTATGGTTGA
- a CDS encoding alginate lyase family protein gives MRIAKHTAIIPVLICLLLVIFNAYPQEHPNLILTKEGVQKIRAELGTVPLFDATLEQVKSEVDAEIELGIKTPVPKDYSGGYTHERHKRNFLILQKAGVLYQILDDEKYAVYIKDMLFQYEGMYKDLPVHPQTRSYARGKLFWQCLNDSNWLVYVSQAYDCVYNYLTKKERKQLEKNLFRPFADYISIENPQFYNRVHNHSTWGNAAVGMIGLVMGDDELIHRALFGIEDDGLPIGAKDNDGGFIKVEGQEVGFLANVNEPFSPEGYYTEGPYYQRYAMYPFLIFAEALHNVKPDVKIFEYKDSVLLKSVDVLINLSDADGEFFPLNDAQKGMSYKSREVVTAVDIAYHYGGHNPQLLSIAEEQDQVLLDDSGLAVALGIRDGKAKTFQKKSINLTDGANGDEGGVGILRYGDEDMTLVYKYAAQGLSHGHYDKLSFSLYENGSEILQDYGLARFVNIEQKGGGNYLKENTTWAKQTIAHNTLVQNETSHFGGKYEVGSKHHSELYFFDASNPEVQVVSAKETNAYPGTEMQRTMAIIKADGFEKPFLLDILKVESKTENKYDLPFYFNGQIMQTNFDFTTPKTLEPLGSDNGYQHLWTEGIGQPKENNSKLSWLEKGHYYTLTTTSSKNDELRFVRIGANDPEFNLRRDAGLVIRRKNTQNTTFVSVIESHGNYSPVSEFSVNSNSAISKIEIMLDTKEYTSILIETKSNGEQLMLLVSNKDKGADKEHILKIKEIVYRWTGPFQFVTIKK, from the coding sequence ATGAGAATAGCCAAACATACAGCCATAATACCAGTATTAATCTGCCTTTTGTTGGTTATCTTTAATGCATACCCACAAGAACACCCTAATTTAATTTTAACCAAAGAAGGGGTACAAAAAATAAGGGCGGAATTAGGCACTGTTCCTCTTTTTGATGCTACGCTAGAACAGGTAAAATCTGAGGTAGATGCAGAAATAGAGCTCGGTATCAAAACTCCTGTGCCCAAAGATTATTCCGGTGGTTATACACACGAACGCCACAAACGTAACTTTTTAATTCTTCAGAAAGCAGGTGTACTCTACCAGATTCTAGATGATGAAAAGTATGCCGTATACATTAAGGACATGTTGTTCCAATATGAAGGCATGTACAAAGATTTACCAGTACACCCACAAACAAGGTCGTATGCCAGAGGTAAGCTGTTTTGGCAATGCTTAAATGATTCCAATTGGCTGGTGTATGTTAGCCAGGCTTATGATTGCGTATATAATTATTTAACAAAAAAAGAACGCAAACAACTTGAAAAAAACCTATTTAGACCTTTTGCAGATTACATATCAATAGAAAATCCTCAGTTCTATAATCGTGTTCACAACCATAGTACATGGGGCAATGCAGCTGTAGGTATGATCGGACTTGTTATGGGCGATGATGAATTGATACACCGAGCGCTCTTCGGGATAGAAGACGATGGGTTACCTATTGGCGCAAAAGACAATGATGGTGGTTTCATTAAAGTAGAAGGACAGGAAGTAGGGTTTCTTGCCAATGTAAACGAACCATTTTCTCCCGAAGGATACTATACGGAAGGCCCCTATTACCAAAGATATGCCATGTATCCCTTCTTAATATTTGCCGAAGCGCTGCATAATGTAAAGCCAGATGTAAAGATTTTTGAATACAAGGATAGTGTTTTGCTGAAATCGGTTGATGTGCTTATTAACCTTTCTGATGCCGATGGCGAATTTTTCCCCCTTAACGATGCCCAAAAAGGCATGTCCTACAAGTCTAGGGAAGTAGTAACCGCTGTTGATATTGCTTATCACTATGGAGGTCACAACCCTCAATTATTAAGTATTGCAGAAGAACAAGATCAAGTGTTGTTAGATGATTCCGGGCTAGCTGTAGCGTTGGGCATAAGAGATGGAAAAGCAAAAACGTTCCAGAAAAAATCAATCAACCTAACCGATGGTGCCAATGGTGATGAAGGCGGCGTTGGCATATTACGATATGGCGATGAGGACATGACCTTGGTCTACAAATATGCCGCACAAGGCCTAAGTCATGGCCACTATGATAAACTTTCTTTTTCACTTTACGAAAATGGGTCAGAAATATTACAGGATTACGGACTCGCCCGTTTTGTAAATATTGAACAAAAAGGAGGTGGCAACTACCTTAAAGAAAACACCACTTGGGCCAAACAGACTATTGCGCATAATACTTTGGTTCAAAATGAAACCTCGCATTTTGGCGGGAAATATGAAGTGGGCAGCAAACACCACTCGGAGCTATACTTTTTTGATGCATCCAATCCTGAAGTACAAGTAGTAAGCGCCAAAGAGACCAATGCCTATCCCGGAACGGAAATGCAAAGAACCATGGCCATCATAAAAGCCGATGGATTTGAAAAACCCTTTTTACTGGATATCTTAAAAGTAGAATCAAAAACAGAGAATAAATACGATCTCCCCTTTTACTTTAACGGTCAAATAATGCAGACCAATTTTGACTTTACGACACCTAAAACCTTAGAACCCTTAGGTTCCGATAATGGCTACCAACACCTTTGGACGGAAGGAATTGGTCAACCTAAAGAAAATAACTCCAAACTTAGCTGGCTAGAAAAAGGGCATTATTATACACTTACCACTACAAGCTCAAAAAATGATGAGCTCCGTTTTGTACGGATTGGCGCCAATGACCCTGAATTTAATTTAAGGAGAGATGCCGGTCTTGTCATCCGCAGAAAAAACACACAAAACACAACCTTCGTTTCCGTGATAGAATCTCATGGAAATTATAGTCCAGTATCGGAATTCTCCGTTAATTCAAATAGTGCAATTTCGAAAATAGAAATTATGTTAGATACCAAAGAGTACACATCAATACTGATAGAAACAAAATCCAATGGTGAGCAACTAATGTTATTAGTATCTAACAAAGATAAGGGCGCTGATAAAGAGCATATTTTAAAGATAAAGGAAATTGTATACCGTTGGACCGGTCCTTTTCAATTTGTTACTATCAAGAAGTAA
- a CDS encoding cupin domain-containing protein, translating to MKRFSEKYIITKEMDWEELGGGVSRKFLGYDNQIMMVKVKFDKGALGAPHQHFHTQATYCVSGKFEFEINGEKKIVEAGDGVYIEPNLLHSAVCLEEGMLIDTFSPVREDFLSGDGVSYFGDKK from the coding sequence ATGAAACGATTTAGTGAAAAATACATCATCACAAAAGAAATGGATTGGGAAGAACTTGGAGGAGGAGTTTCAAGGAAATTCTTGGGTTACGATAACCAAATTATGATGGTGAAAGTGAAATTTGATAAAGGAGCATTAGGGGCGCCACATCAACATTTTCATACACAAGCTACCTACTGTGTTTCTGGTAAATTTGAATTTGAAATTAATGGCGAAAAGAAAATTGTAGAAGCGGGAGACGGAGTGTACATTGAACCTAATTTGTTACACAGTGCAGTTTGTTTAGAAGAAGGAATGTTGATCGATACATTTAGCCCTGTAAGAGAAGATTTTTTAAGTGGCGATGGGGTCTCTTATTTTGGAGACAAAAAGTAG
- a CDS encoding SusC/RagA family TonB-linked outer membrane protein gives MNLKAKLTLIALLCFNLSLFAQDNYSLSGTVSDEDNVPIPGVNVIIKNTTTGTSTDFDGVFQIEVSEGDLLQFSYIGYVTQTIAITGQEEVSITMTEDASQLEEVVVVGYGTQKKSTLTGSISKVTNETLDQIAVSRVDDALVGQVSGVNIQATNAEAGGAPTITIRGIGSVTADSGPALVVDGIIVSSEFLGNLDMNDVESFEILKDAASAAIYGSEGSNGVILITTKSGKAGKTKFSYQTYTGYKNAHKSDDYSKSVSDWAAKELAATGTLSNETQYAQLLVSTTGVDRDWQDVFFDGGTVTSHSLSARGGSEDTQFSASLRYLSDEGVVITDDYKLYTASLKVNSKIGEKLKFGLSATPSFTKQRRLPTSIHNPIRQSPWLPIYHTEESLQFIDRSAYPDVGVGDYFYENHLLNLDINGDGSTSRPRTSGDSNPYAQYVEREHYEYNTKLFGSTYLSYEIADGLTARTSLGVTLEQRKRTRYDGTMYHASGNSNAAYYLANRFRSRLISDNTLNYSKTFNDKHDLNLLLGMTAQRRVSEESITTGSGFSNDLLKNFQGATLVDIPTETNTELKKLGYFARVNYAYQGKYLFNASFRRDGSSVFGIDSKWGNFPAASIGWNVSKENFLANSNAINNLKFRASFGLTGAENFNVGDDVVNSWPYLALLQNSNAVDNGNVNAGVSPRNIANALLQWEASEEFSVGLDYGFFTNRISGSLDYYRRTSDELLLNNPVSYLTGFNNGIVNLGKVQNSGWELEVRTKNIVGEKFSWNSTFIASTNKNELLAFGDSNNALIEDDYGRNSQWINRIGEPISSFWGYVVDEEAFDETSFRTTYVDSPWNRINGQSDDTIVKDLNGDGLITEEDKTILGDPYPDLNYSFTNEFKIGDFDFSLMVQGSVGGQVNNIGDQYFYNWFGNRTRSGGEAEAVANGLVPHESFIQEKVLTSEVIASSDYFSLRNVNVGYNFPADVTTRLGLEGLRLYATAQNLIYLTADDYHGFNPEHVDGSNPRAYGSQRAGTPIFKTVTFGLNLDF, from the coding sequence ATGAATTTAAAAGCTAAACTAACGCTTATAGCATTATTGTGCTTCAATTTATCGCTATTCGCACAAGACAACTACTCGCTGTCAGGTACAGTTTCCGATGAGGACAATGTTCCAATACCAGGAGTAAACGTCATTATTAAAAACACCACAACAGGTACATCTACAGATTTTGACGGAGTATTCCAAATAGAGGTTTCAGAAGGCGATCTTCTTCAATTTTCTTACATCGGCTATGTAACCCAGACCATTGCTATAACCGGTCAGGAAGAAGTATCGATTACCATGACAGAAGACGCCAGCCAACTAGAGGAAGTTGTTGTTGTAGGTTATGGTACTCAGAAAAAATCAACGCTTACCGGTTCAATATCTAAAGTTACCAACGAAACTCTAGATCAAATTGCAGTTTCAAGGGTAGATGATGCTCTTGTAGGGCAAGTGTCCGGTGTTAACATTCAAGCCACCAATGCAGAAGCCGGTGGCGCACCTACTATTACTATTAGAGGTATTGGATCGGTAACAGCAGACTCAGGACCTGCGCTAGTGGTTGACGGGATAATTGTAAGTTCAGAATTCCTTGGAAACCTTGATATGAACGATGTTGAATCTTTTGAAATATTGAAAGATGCCGCATCTGCCGCTATTTATGGTAGTGAAGGTTCTAACGGGGTTATTTTAATTACAACTAAGAGCGGTAAGGCCGGGAAAACAAAATTTAGTTATCAGACCTACACCGGTTACAAAAACGCTCACAAAAGTGATGACTACTCAAAAAGTGTTTCCGATTGGGCAGCAAAAGAATTGGCTGCAACCGGTACGCTTTCCAATGAAACACAATATGCACAACTCTTAGTTAGCACTACAGGTGTTGATAGAGACTGGCAGGATGTTTTCTTTGATGGAGGAACGGTAACAAGTCATTCCCTATCCGCAAGAGGTGGCTCAGAGGATACGCAATTTAGTGCCTCTTTAAGGTACTTAAGTGATGAAGGTGTGGTTATAACAGATGACTATAAGTTATATACGGCCAGTTTAAAGGTTAACTCTAAAATAGGAGAAAAACTAAAATTTGGACTTAGTGCTACACCGTCCTTTACAAAACAAAGACGTTTACCAACATCCATACACAACCCTATACGCCAGTCGCCTTGGTTGCCAATATATCATACAGAAGAATCTCTTCAGTTTATTGACCGTAGCGCTTATCCAGACGTTGGAGTTGGAGATTACTTCTATGAAAATCACTTATTAAACTTAGATATTAATGGTGATGGAAGTACAAGCAGACCTCGTACTTCAGGAGATTCAAACCCGTACGCACAATATGTTGAAAGAGAACATTATGAGTACAACACCAAACTTTTTGGATCAACGTATTTAAGTTATGAAATTGCAGACGGTCTAACCGCCAGAACTTCATTAGGTGTAACTCTTGAGCAACGAAAGAGAACAAGATATGATGGTACCATGTATCATGCAAGTGGTAACAGTAATGCCGCTTACTATTTAGCAAATAGGTTTAGAAGTAGGTTGATTTCCGATAACACCTTAAACTACTCTAAAACTTTTAATGACAAACATGATCTAAATCTACTTTTAGGTATGACCGCACAAAGAAGGGTATCGGAAGAAAGTATTACTACAGGTAGCGGATTTTCCAATGACCTGTTGAAAAACTTCCAAGGTGCTACCCTAGTCGATATACCTACTGAAACCAATACAGAGTTAAAAAAGTTGGGTTATTTTGCTAGAGTAAACTATGCTTACCAAGGAAAATATTTATTCAATGCCTCTTTTAGACGTGACGGGAGCTCGGTTTTTGGAATCGACTCCAAATGGGGTAATTTCCCAGCAGCATCTATAGGTTGGAACGTTTCGAAAGAAAATTTCCTAGCGAACAGCAATGCTATAAACAATTTAAAATTCAGAGCTAGTTTTGGTCTTACCGGTGCAGAGAATTTTAATGTGGGTGATGATGTTGTAAATTCATGGCCATATTTAGCGTTATTACAAAACTCCAACGCGGTTGATAACGGTAATGTAAATGCAGGTGTTTCACCACGGAACATTGCCAATGCTTTATTACAATGGGAAGCATCAGAAGAATTCTCTGTTGGATTGGATTACGGGTTTTTCACCAATAGAATTTCAGGTTCTTTGGATTACTACAGAAGAACTAGTGATGAACTCTTATTAAACAACCCTGTATCTTACCTTACCGGTTTTAACAATGGTATAGTAAACTTAGGTAAAGTTCAAAATAGTGGATGGGAACTAGAGGTAAGAACCAAAAATATTGTTGGGGAGAAATTCTCTTGGAATTCAACTTTTATCGCCTCTACTAACAAAAATGAACTACTCGCTTTTGGAGATTCCAACAATGCATTAATTGAAGATGACTATGGTAGAAACTCTCAATGGATCAACAGAATAGGAGAACCTATATCTTCCTTCTGGGGTTATGTTGTTGATGAAGAAGCTTTTGATGAAACTTCCTTTAGAACAACGTATGTAGATAGCCCTTGGAACAGAATTAATGGTCAATCAGATGATACTATTGTGAAAGATCTAAATGGCGATGGGCTAATTACAGAAGAGGATAAAACTATACTTGGAGATCCATATCCAGATTTGAACTATAGCTTTACAAATGAATTTAAAATAGGAGATTTTGACTTCTCTCTTATGGTTCAAGGAAGCGTGGGTGGCCAGGTAAATAATATTGGTGACCAATATTTCTATAACTGGTTTGGTAACAGAACCAGAAGTGGTGGTGAAGCAGAAGCAGTTGCAAACGGTTTAGTACCCCATGAATCTTTTATTCAAGAAAAAGTATTGACCAGTGAGGTCATTGCAAGCTCAGATTACTTTTCATTAAGAAACGTAAACGTTGGTTATAATTTCCCTGCAGATGTAACTACAAGATTAGGTTTAGAAGGTCTAAGACTTTACGCCACCGCTCAAAATCTAATTTACTTAACTGCAGATGATTACCATGGCTTCAACCCAGAACATGTTGATGGTAGTAACCCAAGAGCATATGGCTCGCAAAGAGCAGGAACACCAATATTTAAGACGGTTACTTTTGGTCTAAACCTTGACTTTTAA
- a CDS encoding RagB/SusD family nutrient uptake outer membrane protein: MKHIKYLIFVITVSVFVSCDTDEYLNPLPDTAVAVDAFFQTDSDVLAGVIGIYDALQGVNENTTSNIGDVNRGVQFEHLLTEHRTDNTRNATLEGSKADFHRYTVNANNVESEDYYASMYEVIFRANNILNFIDIADASNQAKYTAEAKFLRAYAYFKLVRMYSDVPLITRVVGPTENEALFTRTPVSEVYTQIVADLQEAASVLDNSSKSRASRAAAQGILAKVYLTQPNPNYTGAQQMCEAVINSGNFSLQSNYSDVFYSELNDEIIFAVQYVTGNSLESQSFSSEFTSGGRRQGQEDGQNIVNDNLIEAFEEAGGNRTEVSYFTFPDATEVTKFLPEGSDVTATPPTYGGSSRDAGNDYIALRYADVLLMHVEAIMAGGESTNNAAALNSFQKVRDRAGLTATVSNITKDELLLERRVELAFENQRWFDLLRFGVADAVLSAHATELGYAFDARKLLLPIPAREINISGGLLTQNPGY, translated from the coding sequence ATGAAACATATAAAATATTTAATTTTTGTCATAACAGTGTCCGTTTTTGTTTCTTGTGATACGGATGAATACTTAAACCCTCTGCCAGACACGGCAGTTGCAGTAGATGCTTTTTTCCAAACTGATTCAGATGTATTAGCTGGGGTGATAGGTATTTACGATGCCCTTCAGGGAGTAAATGAAAATACGACCAGTAATATTGGTGATGTTAACAGAGGCGTGCAATTTGAACACCTTTTAACCGAGCATAGAACCGATAATACCAGAAATGCTACGCTAGAAGGTTCAAAAGCCGACTTTCACAGGTATACCGTTAATGCAAACAATGTGGAGTCCGAAGATTATTACGCCTCTATGTACGAAGTTATTTTTAGAGCTAATAACATCCTGAACTTTATTGACATAGCAGATGCGAGTAACCAAGCAAAATATACAGCAGAAGCTAAATTTTTAAGAGCATATGCCTACTTTAAACTGGTTAGAATGTATAGTGATGTACCCTTAATTACTAGAGTTGTAGGTCCTACGGAAAATGAAGCTCTTTTTACGAGAACCCCGGTATCAGAGGTTTACACTCAAATTGTGGCAGACTTACAAGAAGCAGCAAGTGTATTGGACAACTCTTCCAAATCAAGAGCATCTAGAGCTGCGGCACAGGGTATTCTGGCCAAGGTATACTTAACACAGCCAAATCCAAACTACACAGGTGCTCAACAGATGTGTGAAGCAGTCATTAATAGTGGAAACTTTAGTTTACAAAGCAACTATTCTGATGTTTTCTATTCCGAATTAAATGATGAAATTATTTTTGCTGTACAATATGTAACTGGTAATAGCCTTGAAAGTCAAAGTTTTTCTTCTGAATTTACTTCAGGAGGTAGACGTCAAGGTCAAGAAGATGGTCAGAATATTGTAAACGATAATCTTATAGAAGCATTTGAAGAAGCTGGAGGTAACAGAACCGAAGTTTCTTATTTTACATTTCCCGATGCAACAGAAGTTACAAAGTTCTTGCCTGAAGGATCTGACGTTACCGCTACACCTCCAACCTATGGCGGAAGTTCTCGAGATGCGGGTAACGACTATATCGCCCTGCGTTACGCAGATGTACTATTGATGCATGTTGAAGCTATTATGGCCGGTGGTGAATCCACCAACAACGCTGCCGCCTTAAACTCTTTTCAAAAAGTAAGGGATAGAGCGGGCTTAACAGCTACTGTAAGCAATATTACCAAAGACGAACTTCTACTCGAAAGAAGGGTAGAATTGGCCTTCGAAAACCAAAGATGGTTTGATTTGTTAAGGTTTGGTGTTGCCGATGCCGTTTTAAGTGCACATGCCACCGAGCTAGGTTACGCATTTGATGCCAGAAAATTGTTATTACCTATTCCGGCAAGAGAAATAAATATTAGTGGTGGCCTTTTGACCCAAAATCCAGGATATTAA
- a CDS encoding PKD domain-containing protein: MYKENIFKKIKLLLLGIVTTGSFISCDDSLFRDDLPDANSKVDTVFPEANFDYTADQENFKVINFTDLSSEASTYAWDFGGGATSTEQDPTHTFDGEGVYPVTFTASDGNNESSSITIDVVVEDKLVSAFECADFNCDPRTPWGGGRGTSTYSGSSSPTPPEGNGGAKISSSSQFLDQTILVLPGRTYEITFWYVSKSSGTSAGTLLIEDADNPDEPAFLNQEIPLSSTASSYEPISFRVETGDATENMRFNIEYAGTESRFSKISIEQIE; encoded by the coding sequence ATGTATAAAGAAAATATTTTCAAAAAAATAAAATTATTGCTCTTAGGTATAGTTACAACGGGTTCATTCATTAGTTGTGATGACAGTCTTTTTAGAGATGATTTACCAGATGCTAATTCCAAGGTAGACACCGTATTTCCAGAAGCTAATTTTGATTATACAGCAGACCAAGAAAATTTTAAGGTCATAAATTTCACCGACCTTTCTAGTGAAGCATCAACCTATGCTTGGGATTTTGGAGGAGGAGCTACTTCCACAGAACAAGATCCTACCCATACCTTTGATGGGGAAGGAGTATACCCTGTTACTTTTACAGCCAGTGATGGAAACAATGAATCTTCGTCAATTACCATAGATGTAGTTGTAGAAGATAAACTAGTATCAGCTTTTGAATGTGCAGATTTTAATTGTGATCCAAGAACTCCTTGGGGAGGAGGACGTGGTACAAGTACATATTCAGGAAGTTCTTCACCAACACCTCCAGAAGGAAACGGTGGTGCTAAGATTAGTAGCTCTTCACAATTTCTTGATCAAACCATATTAGTGCTTCCAGGCAGAACATATGAGATCACTTTTTGGTACGTAAGTAAGTCTAGTGGTACATCTGCAGGAACATTGCTAATTGAAGATGCAGACAATCCTGATGAGCCTGCATTCCTAAATCAGGAAATTCCATTATCCTCAACTGCTAGCTCCTATGAGCCCATATCATTCCGGGTTGAAACAGGAGATGCAACGGAAAACATGAGATTTAATATTGAATATGCTGGCACTGAATCTAGGTTTTCTAAAATCAGCATAGAGCAGATTGAATAA